One Takifugu rubripes chromosome 19, fTakRub1.2, whole genome shotgun sequence genomic window carries:
- the cldn19 gene encoding claudin-19 isoform X1, protein MANSGLQLLGYFLALGGWIGIISTTALPQWKQSSYAGDAIITAVGLYEGLWMSCASQSTGQVQCKIFDSMLSLDIHIQTCRALMVVSVLLGFIGIIVSVVGMKCTKVGDNNPATKGRIAVSGGALFLLAGLCTLVSVSWYATQVSYQFFNPNTPPNARYEFGSALFVGWAAASLTVLGGSLLCCSCSKDIRGQQYYRQSQPSTSREPNVKSTPPEKREQYL, encoded by the exons ATGGCCAACTCAGGTCTCCAGCTCTTGGGTTACTTCTTGGCACTTGGCGGCTGGATCGGCATCATCTCCACCACCGCCCTGCCCCAGTGGAAGCAGTCGTCGTACGCGGGGGACGCCATCATCACGGCCGTGGGTCTGTACGAGGGGCTGTGGATGAGCTGCGCCTCTCAGAGCACCGGGCAGGTGCAGTGCAAGATCTTTGATTCCATGCTCTCGCTGGACA TCCACATCCAGACATGTCGCGCCCTCATGGTGGTGTCGGTGCTGCTTGGATTTATCGGCATCATCGTCAGCGTCGTGGGGATGAAGTGCACTAAGGTCGGCGACAACAACCCGGCCACCAAGGGCCGCATCGCCGTGTCTGGGGGGGCGCTCTTCCTGCTCGCAG gccTGTGcacgctggtgtctgtgtcttgGTACGCCACACAGGTGTCCTATCAGTTCTtcaaccccaacaccccccccaacGCCAG GTATGAATTTGGCTCCGCCCTGTTTGTGGGCTGGGCGGCGGCCAGCCTGACGGTTCTGGGCGGctccctgctgtgctgctcctgctccaaaGACATACGAGGGCAGCAATACTACCGTCAATCACAGCCTTCCACATCCAGGGA ACCAAATGTTAAAAGTACCCCACCAGAGAAAAGGGAGCAGTACTTGTAG
- the cldn19 gene encoding claudin-19 isoform X2 produces MANSGLQLLGYFLALGGWIGIISTTALPQWKQSSYAGDAIITAVGLYEGLWMSCASQSTGQVQCKIFDSMLSLDIHIQTCRALMVVSVLLGFIGIIVSVVGMKCTKVGDNNPATKGRIAVSGGALFLLAGLCTLVSVSWYATQVSYQFFNPNTPPNARYEFGSALFVGWAAASLTVLGGSLLCCSCSKDIRGQQYYRQSQPSTSREADLLSETSFPD; encoded by the exons ATGGCCAACTCAGGTCTCCAGCTCTTGGGTTACTTCTTGGCACTTGGCGGCTGGATCGGCATCATCTCCACCACCGCCCTGCCCCAGTGGAAGCAGTCGTCGTACGCGGGGGACGCCATCATCACGGCCGTGGGTCTGTACGAGGGGCTGTGGATGAGCTGCGCCTCTCAGAGCACCGGGCAGGTGCAGTGCAAGATCTTTGATTCCATGCTCTCGCTGGACA TCCACATCCAGACATGTCGCGCCCTCATGGTGGTGTCGGTGCTGCTTGGATTTATCGGCATCATCGTCAGCGTCGTGGGGATGAAGTGCACTAAGGTCGGCGACAACAACCCGGCCACCAAGGGCCGCATCGCCGTGTCTGGGGGGGCGCTCTTCCTGCTCGCAG gccTGTGcacgctggtgtctgtgtcttgGTACGCCACACAGGTGTCCTATCAGTTCTtcaaccccaacaccccccccaacGCCAG GTATGAATTTGGCTCCGCCCTGTTTGTGGGCTGGGCGGCGGCCAGCCTGACGGTTCTGGGCGGctccctgctgtgctgctcctgctccaaaGACATACGAGGGCAGCAATACTACCGTCAATCACAGCCTTCCACATCCAGGGA GGCAGACTTGTTGAGTGAAACTAGTTTCCCTGACTGA